In the Candidatus Tisiphia endosymbiont of Melanophora roralis genome, TTCATACAGAGAATCAGTGTGCTAAAGTTGCTGAAATTGTTGATATAATCCAAATCCCTGCCTTCTTATGTAGACAAACAGATTTGCTGCATGCTGCAGCTATGACTAATAAGGTTGTTAATGTTAAAAAAGGTCAGTTTCTTGCCCCTTGGGATATGAAGAATGTGTATGCTAAACTTGAAGCGTTTGGTGCAAAGAATATCATGCTTACCGAACGGGGTGCATGTTTTGGTTACAACACACTAGTATCGGATATGCGTAGTTTGCCAATTATGGCAGAAACTAAGACTCCTGTAATTTTTGATGCCACCCATTCAGTTCAGCAACCAGGTGGCATAGGCAACAGTAGTGGTGGCGAAAGAAAATATGTTGAAATATTAGCAAGGGCAGCTGTTAGCGTTGGAGTAGCAGGCATTTTTATGGAAGTTCACCAAGACCCAGATAATGCCCCAAGTGACGGACCTTGTATGATCAAGCTGGATGATTTAGAACCTATATTGGTTAGGTTAAAGAGCTATGATGAGCTAACTAAAGCAATATTTAAGATATAACATAACCTCAAGTATTTATGTAAGACATCGGTTTAATAGCCTAGGGTGTCCCTGCACCCATAGTATACTCAAATGATTTGAAGAATTGGATTCGAAAATGAATGGTGAGCAAGCGGAGCGTACATATAGTACGTGAGCATGCGAATCCATGATATTTTCAAAAAACAATTTTTCAAAGCAGAAGAGTATACCTACATTTTTCTATAATCGTCATAGCAAGGCTCTTTAGATGCTCTAGGTAAACAGCGAAGCTGTTTTTTTAGAGTAACGCTTCGCGTATCCTGGCACAACTGTTGAAAGTTAAAAAACCGTCATCGCGATGAGCTTTGTAAGCCCTAAACCGTCTATTAGCGAGGAGTCGCTGTAAGCGACGACGTGGCAATCTTGTGAAGAAGAGCTTACTTCATGAGATCGCCACGGCGTCTATCGACGCCTCGCGATGACGATTTTTTAACTTTCAACAGTTGTGCGTATCCTAGATTGCCGCGTCGCCGCTTTTTCGCGACTCCTCGCTAATAGACGCTCGGAAGACCTCTTAACAGCAGCAGCATAAAAAATGGTACTATGCTGTAATTTATACAACAAGATTAGAAGATATTGCATCTTTTTAAAAATAAAAAATAGTAAATGCTTTAAACAGTCGAAATTTTAGTTTAAAATGACTTTAGAATTAAAATATTGTGGTTCTTATGGAAGATATTAACTATTGGGATAATTCAAAATACCAGTATTGTGCATATGCTGAGAGGTTGCTTAGGGAGTTAATTTTGCTAAATAAAAAAGTAAAGCAACCAATAGACATGTATGAAGTCAAAAAAGGCATCTACTATGCTAAAAAATATCATGGTAGTCAAATGAGGCAGTCCGGCGAGC is a window encoding:
- the kdsA gene encoding 3-deoxy-8-phosphooctulonate synthase, translated to MQKIIDLHNIKIGNTLPFVFIAGPCQIENLDHALFMADKLVTLTAKLNIPFIYKSSFDKANRTSINGIRGSGLEKGLEILSKVKTAFNCPILTDVHTENQCAKVAEIVDIIQIPAFLCRQTDLLHAAAMTNKVVNVKKGQFLAPWDMKNVYAKLEAFGAKNIMLTERGACFGYNTLVSDMRSLPIMAETKTPVIFDATHSVQQPGGIGNSSGGERKYVEILARAAVSVGVAGIFMEVHQDPDNAPSDGPCMIKLDDLEPILVRLKSYDELTKAIFKI